A part of Vulcanisaeta moutnovskia 768-28 genomic DNA contains:
- a CDS encoding MFS transporter, with protein sequence MGLSTGYRGSHVLLSVLIGLGTFLDGYDLLNISVVLPFLIHFMHLTPEMQGLLGTTTYIGGVFGALVFGVFSDLRGRRVALLSDIAFFLISSLLSAFVTSPEQLLVLRFLVGFGIGADIVSGPALLSEESPTPRRGLLLGVSLIMMPLGGLISALLAHVFFTMGLSPSILWRIILGAGAVPAAIVILLRSRLPESSRWLLRGAPGRRRISFKKVWGDYWKMLIYSSAAWVGAGTTSIFTIFTPMLVALRGGGYGNMLNTVLVLWVFATLGAMLGSLMLDRVGRRVLLMASLVGLGFAFWYVAATYRAPELEYSLSLAMFLTFLVVSGAYTVQTEVFPVEVKSFADGIAFSLNRIANFVFGALTPIFLYTGSIIQYLGWIGAFVLLMAATALLTGIETARKDLEEIESIAKR encoded by the coding sequence ATGGGGTTAAGCACTGGATATAGGGGTAGCCATGTCTTGTTATCGGTGCTCATTGGCTTGGGTACTTTCCTCGATGGTTATGACCTACTCAACATCAGTGTTGTTCTACCTTTCTTGATTCACTTCATGCATTTGACTCCAGAGATGCAGGGATTGCTCGGCACAACCACTTACATAGGTGGTGTATTTGGTGCCCTGGTCTTCGGTGTATTCAGCGACCTTAGGGGTAGGAGGGTAGCGCTATTGAGCGACATAGCCTTCTTCCTAATTAGCTCCCTCCTCTCGGCATTCGTAACATCTCCCGAGCAACTACTGGTACTTAGGTTCCTGGTTGGTTTCGGTATTGGTGCCGACATAGTGTCTGGACCAGCCTTGCTCTCTGAAGAGTCACCAACGCCGAGGAGGGGTCTCCTACTTGGTGTTTCATTAATAATGATGCCACTCGGCGGCCTAATCAGCGCCCTATTGGCCCATGTATTCTTCACCATGGGTTTATCCCCAAGCATCTTATGGAGGATTATCCTAGGTGCTGGTGCCGTGCCCGCAGCCATAGTAATACTACTCAGGAGCAGGTTGCCGGAGTCATCAAGGTGGTTACTCAGGGGTGCCCCAGGGCGTAGAAGAATATCATTCAAGAAGGTGTGGGGTGATTACTGGAAGATGCTCATTTACTCCTCAGCTGCCTGGGTTGGTGCAGGTACGACGTCGATATTCACGATATTCACGCCAATGCTTGTGGCGCTCAGGGGCGGCGGCTATGGCAATATGCTAAATACGGTACTGGTTCTTTGGGTCTTCGCTACGTTGGGCGCTATGCTTGGTTCACTAATGCTTGATAGGGTTGGTAGGAGGGTCCTACTAATGGCTTCTCTAGTTGGTTTAGGATTCGCATTTTGGTACGTCGCAGCTACATATAGGGCTCCAGAGCTTGAGTACTCGCTGTCTTTAGCTATGTTCCTAACATTCCTAGTAGTTAGTGGTGCATACACGGTTCAGACCGAGGTCTTCCCAGTGGAAGTTAAGTCCTTCGCTGACGGGATTGCCTTCTCCCTAAATAGGATTGCGAATTTCGTGTTTGGGGCATTAACACCAATCTTCCTCTACACCGGTTCAATAATACAGTACCTGGGTTGGATTGGGGCCTTCGTACTACTAATGGCCGCAACTGCATTGCTGACCGGAATAGAGACTGCCAGGAAGGATCTTGAGGAAATAGAAAGTATTGCCAAAAGATAA